A stretch of the Duncaniella dubosii genome encodes the following:
- the fabD gene encoding ACP S-malonyltransferase: protein MKAFVFPGQGAQFVGMGKDLYDNNEVAKEMFEKANEILGFRITDLMFEGTDEDLRQTKVTQPAIFLHSVILAKTMGEEFAPSMVAGHSLGEFSALVAAGALSFEDGLRLVSARAQAMQKACELKPSTMAAVIALPDEKVEEICAEIPGVVVCANYNCPGQLVISGEEEAIDAACVKLKEAGAKRAMRLKVGGAFHSPCMEPARAELAEAIEKTEVHTPVVPVYQNVDARPHTDPAEIKANLVAQLTAPVRWTQSVQNMIADGADEFIELGPGKVLQGLVNKINREVATSGRQ from the coding sequence ATGAAAGCATTTGTATTTCCCGGTCAGGGAGCCCAGTTCGTCGGAATGGGCAAAGACCTCTACGACAACAATGAAGTGGCAAAGGAAATGTTTGAGAAAGCAAATGAAATTCTCGGTTTCCGCATCACTGACCTTATGTTTGAAGGCACAGACGAAGACCTTCGTCAGACCAAGGTTACACAGCCTGCAATTTTTCTCCACTCTGTGATACTCGCCAAGACAATGGGCGAAGAATTTGCCCCCTCGATGGTGGCAGGTCACTCGCTCGGCGAATTCTCTGCACTTGTCGCTGCCGGAGCGCTCAGCTTCGAAGACGGCCTCCGTCTCGTGTCGGCCCGCGCACAGGCCATGCAGAAGGCTTGCGAACTCAAGCCCTCGACGATGGCTGCCGTTATCGCACTTCCCGACGAAAAGGTTGAAGAAATCTGCGCCGAGATTCCCGGTGTGGTTGTCTGCGCCAACTACAACTGCCCTGGCCAGCTCGTAATTTCAGGCGAAGAAGAAGCTATCGACGCTGCATGTGTCAAGCTCAAGGAAGCCGGAGCAAAGCGCGCGATGCGACTCAAGGTAGGCGGTGCGTTCCACTCTCCCTGCATGGAGCCTGCACGCGCCGAGCTTGCAGAAGCAATCGAAAAGACAGAGGTCCACACTCCCGTTGTGCCTGTTTACCAGAACGTCGATGCCAGGCCTCACACCGATCCCGCTGAAATCAAGGCTAACCTCGTGGCTCAGCTCACCGCACCCGTGCGCTGGACTCAGAGCGTGCAGAACATGATTGCCGACGGAGCTGACGAGTTTATCGAACTCGGCCCGGGCAAGGTGCTTCAGGGTCTTGTCAACAAGATCAACCGCGAAGTAGCCACCTCAGGCCGTCAGTAA
- a CDS encoding homoserine O-acetyltransferase family protein, whose amino-acid sequence MVNYYHHNEPFALELGGQLDELRIAYHTYGTLNDDKSNVVWVCHALTANSDVQDWWPHTVEEGKFLDPAHNFVVCANILGSPYGTTSPLHTNPATGHPYFKDFPKYTIRDIVNAHCILADALGIGHIDTLVGCSVGGFQAIEWAVMQPERFDRLVLMATDAVATPWTIAIDETMRMCIEADHTFGEPSADAGRKGLAAARAIGLLSYRGYYGYNLTQRDKEELPEVHRASSYQQYQGEKLCRRFDAYSYYSILNAFDTHDVGRGRGGLDEALKCIKARTLVIGLETDIVFPPREMQELCSKIPGAVYGEIHSPFGHDGFLVEYNQLNNLLLPFMRMK is encoded by the coding sequence ATGGTCAATTATTATCACCACAACGAGCCTTTCGCGCTCGAACTCGGAGGTCAGCTCGATGAACTTCGTATCGCATATCACACATACGGCACTCTCAACGATGATAAAAGCAACGTCGTCTGGGTATGCCATGCCCTGACCGCAAACAGCGATGTTCAGGACTGGTGGCCTCATACGGTCGAGGAGGGTAAATTCCTTGATCCGGCACACAACTTTGTGGTCTGTGCCAATATTCTCGGGTCGCCTTACGGGACAACATCCCCACTGCACACCAATCCGGCGACGGGACATCCATATTTCAAGGATTTCCCGAAATATACAATCCGTGACATCGTGAACGCCCACTGCATTCTCGCCGATGCACTCGGAATCGGCCATATCGACACACTTGTCGGATGTTCGGTCGGCGGATTCCAAGCTATCGAATGGGCGGTCATGCAACCTGAGCGTTTCGACAGACTTGTACTGATGGCCACTGATGCCGTAGCCACGCCGTGGACAATCGCCATTGACGAAACGATGCGCATGTGTATCGAGGCCGACCATACCTTCGGCGAGCCGTCGGCCGACGCAGGGCGGAAAGGACTTGCCGCTGCGCGTGCAATCGGCCTGTTGAGCTACCGTGGCTACTACGGCTACAACCTCACCCAACGCGACAAAGAGGAACTCCCCGAAGTGCACCGCGCGTCGAGCTATCAGCAATATCAGGGCGAAAAGCTCTGCCGGAGATTCGATGCCTACTCCTACTATTCCATCCTCAATGCTTTCGACACCCACGATGTGGGCCGAGGCCGAGGCGGTCTTGACGAAGCTCTCAAATGCATCAAGGCGCGCACTCTCGTGATCGGGCTGGAAACCGACATTGTGTTTCCGCCACGCGAGATGCAGGAACTATGTTCGAAAATCCCGGGGGCGGTCTATGGCGAAATACATTCACCTTTCGGCCACGACGGCTTCCTTGTGGAATACAATCAGCTCAACAATCTCCTCCTTCCCTTCATGCGCATGAAATAG
- a CDS encoding DUF2156 domain-containing protein → MITPRQNAGYTTAVITARPRRESQLRFRPLTLSDVDKLRPFFSQACCRTCDFTVGGMFMWTDYFDYTYCIFNDTLFIKGVTEDDVTRPAFSIPVGKMGIEESVNILLEHCRREGCELIFSAVPEAYVAPLQALGAKSVEKLEGWSDYLYDAQALATLSGKKLNKKRNHVNRFEAENPGYTFEPLTPDLLPAVREFFNATHLPLSKPALADIERAQVMHVLDNLDAYGFEGAVLSTPSDGIVAFTLGEVKGDTLYTHIEKMNHEVVGAGETVNKLFAAMMTERQPGLIYINREEDVGDPGLRHAKESYHPSELLDKYNVTF, encoded by the coding sequence ATGATAACGCCACGCCAGAATGCAGGCTACACCACCGCTGTCATCACAGCGCGTCCGCGAAGAGAGAGCCAGCTCAGATTCAGGCCCCTTACGCTTTCGGATGTCGATAAACTCCGTCCGTTTTTCTCACAGGCATGTTGCCGAACGTGTGATTTCACTGTCGGCGGTATGTTCATGTGGACTGATTATTTCGATTACACATACTGTATCTTCAACGACACACTCTTTATTAAGGGAGTGACCGAAGACGATGTAACACGACCGGCTTTTTCAATCCCCGTCGGCAAGATGGGGATTGAGGAGTCGGTCAATATTTTGCTCGAACACTGCCGTCGCGAAGGCTGCGAGCTAATCTTTTCGGCTGTGCCTGAGGCTTATGTCGCACCGCTTCAGGCACTCGGCGCAAAGTCGGTAGAGAAGCTTGAAGGCTGGAGCGACTATCTGTATGACGCGCAAGCTCTTGCCACTCTGAGTGGCAAGAAGCTTAACAAGAAGCGTAACCATGTCAACCGTTTCGAGGCCGAGAATCCCGGCTATACATTCGAGCCGTTGACTCCAGATCTGCTTCCCGCTGTGAGAGAGTTTTTCAACGCGACACATCTTCCGTTGTCAAAACCGGCGTTGGCCGACATCGAGCGTGCGCAGGTGATGCACGTGCTTGACAATCTGGATGCCTACGGATTCGAGGGCGCTGTGCTTTCGACACCCAGCGACGGAATCGTGGCTTTCACCCTCGGGGAAGTGAAGGGCGACACGCTCTATACACATATTGAGAAAATGAACCACGAGGTTGTCGGCGCGGGTGAGACTGTCAACAAGCTGTTTGCCGCTATGATGACCGAACGCCAGCCGGGACTCATATACATCAACCGAGAGGAAGATGTCGGCGACCCGGGACTGCGCCACGCCAAGGAATCCTATCACCCGAGCGAACTTCTTGACAAATACAACGTCACCTTCTGA
- a CDS encoding RagB/SusD family nutrient uptake outer membrane protein, with the protein MARTYEFLPNETISGVNSDGNDVTGLTVPYVTPDMTSEELSNNPRLPHAQMSEKLLADLTRAEELFQSTNSARESKVFPDLAVVYGLMARVYMWDENYPKAAEYARKAISTGTGYAPLTQNEWFDKTNGFNSSNFNSWMWAIQYESNDEPVTNGQSANWGSFMMAESNLGYNGQYGTNMMIDAALYASIDNADWRKLSWKAPAGSALSGLEPYISASKGASLMDYAGIKFRPGNGVVDQRATTFAVAVPLMRIEEMYLIEAEAVAHSNPAQGKELLENFMKTYRYPTYACLASDTEGVIDECFKQKRIEFWGENVIFYDFKRLNKSVTRGYDGSNWPAAAQYNTNGRPGWMNWPFVDYEGNFNKGVEGFCNPGVGDKFKPAN; encoded by the coding sequence ATGGCCCGTACCTACGAGTTTCTTCCCAATGAGACTATCAGCGGAGTCAACAGCGACGGCAACGATGTTACCGGACTGACCGTCCCTTATGTCACTCCGGACATGACAAGCGAAGAGCTGAGCAACAATCCCCGTCTTCCTCACGCGCAAATGTCGGAGAAACTGCTCGCCGACCTGACACGTGCCGAAGAACTTTTCCAATCCACAAATTCAGCACGCGAATCAAAGGTATTTCCTGATCTCGCTGTAGTCTATGGTCTTATGGCTCGTGTCTACATGTGGGACGAGAACTATCCCAAGGCAGCCGAATATGCCCGCAAGGCTATTTCGACAGGCACAGGCTATGCCCCTCTGACCCAAAACGAATGGTTTGACAAGACAAATGGATTCAACAGCTCTAATTTCAACTCTTGGATGTGGGCCATCCAGTATGAAAGCAATGACGAGCCTGTAACTAATGGTCAGTCAGCCAACTGGGGCAGCTTCATGATGGCGGAATCAAATCTCGGTTACAATGGACAGTATGGCACAAATATGATGATTGATGCCGCGCTCTACGCATCAATCGACAATGCCGACTGGCGCAAACTATCGTGGAAAGCGCCTGCAGGCAGCGCACTTTCAGGTCTTGAACCCTATATCTCGGCAAGCAAGGGAGCGTCGCTCATGGATTATGCAGGTATCAAGTTCCGTCCCGGCAACGGTGTGGTCGACCAGCGTGCGACAACATTTGCTGTAGCTGTGCCGCTCATGCGTATTGAGGAAATGTATCTTATTGAAGCCGAGGCTGTGGCTCACAGCAACCCTGCTCAGGGTAAAGAACTCCTTGAAAACTTCATGAAGACCTATCGCTATCCGACATACGCCTGTCTCGCAAGCGACACTGAAGGCGTCATTGACGAATGTTTCAAGCAGAAACGTATCGAGTTCTGGGGCGAGAACGTAATCTTCTATGATTTCAAGCGTCTCAACAAGAGTGTGACCCGTGGCTACGACGGTTCTAACTGGCCTGCCGCCGCACAATATAATACCAACGGCCGTCCCGGCTGGATGAACTGGCCTTTCGTCGACTATGAAGGCAACTTCAACAAGGGTGTGGAAGGTTTCTGCAATCCCGGTGTCGGAGATAAATTTAAACCCGCTAATTAA
- a CDS encoding DMT family transporter: MTQTTKGYILGAVAAVSYGTNPLFAVPLYELGMDVSSVLFYRYVFAAMILGAIMWMRGDSFRLERRDLPLMVILGIFFALSSVLLFEAYNYMDVGLASTLLFVEPVFIALILWLFYRERISLWTIISIAICLAGVAFLCNPGKGAHVTATGITLVIFSALAYGLYMVLINKSRIRHLSGSTLTFYSLMFGLIVFAARTDFFTAVQPVPAGWLPWACIIGISVIPTIVSLMTVAISIQCIGSVPVAILGALEPITGIMFGVLMFGEVLTVRAIIGIVLIICAVMTLVLTKGKI, translated from the coding sequence ATGACACAAACCACCAAAGGATATATCCTCGGTGCTGTGGCTGCGGTGAGCTACGGCACAAACCCTCTGTTTGCCGTCCCCCTCTATGAACTGGGGATGGACGTATCGTCAGTGCTGTTTTACCGCTACGTGTTTGCGGCGATGATACTCGGCGCAATCATGTGGATGCGCGGCGACAGTTTCCGCCTCGAACGGCGAGATTTGCCGCTTATGGTCATACTGGGTATATTTTTTGCGCTTTCATCGGTGTTGCTCTTCGAAGCCTATAATTATATGGACGTAGGACTTGCGTCGACGCTGCTGTTTGTCGAACCGGTGTTCATAGCCTTGATCCTATGGCTCTTTTATCGCGAAAGGATTTCACTGTGGACCATTATCTCGATAGCCATCTGCCTGGCTGGAGTCGCTTTTCTCTGTAATCCGGGCAAAGGGGCACATGTGACGGCAACAGGAATCACCCTCGTCATATTCTCCGCGCTTGCCTATGGACTCTACATGGTGCTCATCAACAAGAGCCGCATCCGCCATCTCTCCGGGTCGACGCTGACATTTTATTCGCTGATGTTCGGACTGATAGTCTTTGCCGCACGTACGGATTTCTTCACGGCTGTGCAGCCTGTCCCTGCCGGATGGCTGCCGTGGGCCTGTATAATAGGCATATCTGTCATACCGACCATCGTGTCGCTGATGACGGTTGCCATCTCAATACAGTGCATAGGCTCTGTGCCCGTTGCCATACTCGGTGCTCTTGAACCCATAACAGGCATCATGTTCGGAGTTCTTATGTTTGGCGAAGTCCTCACCGTCCGCGCCATAATCGGCATCGTCCTTATCATCTGCGCCGTCATGACACTCGTCCTTACCAAAGGGAAAATCTGA